The Candidatus Aminicenantes bacterium sequence CCTCTGGCCGTCGGCCTTGACCGCGCATTCCGTCAAAAGCAGCCCTTGGCGGAAGGGGCAGGGGGATGTCGTGGGCGAAGTGGCCGCGGCCTGTCATGAGGCCGGTCTGGGATTCGGCGTGTATCTTTCGCCCTGGGATCGCCATGAGAAGAGCTTCGGCGATTCGCCCCGCTACAACGAGTATTTCCGCGGCCAGCTCCGCGAGCTTCTGACGAAATACGGTCCGGTGGATGAGGTCTGGTTCGACGGGGCCAACGGCGAGGGGCCCAACGGGAAAAAGCAGGTTTACGATTGGCCTTCCTACTATAAGCTCATTCGCGAACTCCAGCCCGGGGCCGTCATCGCCATCATGGGGCCCGATGTCCGCTGGGTCGGGACCGAATCCGGATACGGGCGGAAGACCGAGTGGAGTGTCGTCCCGGCGGATATCGGCAATAATGCGAGCATGGCCGCCGCCTCGCAGATGCAGCCGCAGGACGGGGCGTTCACCCCCAAAGATTTGATGAAAGACGACCTCGGCGGCCGGGAGGCGATCCGCAACGCCATGGCCCTGATCTGGTACCCGGCCGAGACCGACGTCTCGATCCGCCCCGGCTGGTTCTACCACGCCGACCAGGACGACGACGTCAAGCCGGCGCGGAATCTGATCGATATCTATTTCAGCTCGGTCGGGAGGAACGGCGTGCTTCTGCTGAACGTCCCTCCGGACAAGCGCGGCCTGATCCACGAGAACGACGCCAAGGCCCTGCGCGAGATGCGCCGGCTCTTGGACGCCGCTTTTGCCGTGAATCACGCGGCCGGAGCGAAGGCCTGGGTGAACACCCGAACCCGCGACCACGGCGCCGAGCTCATTCTGGACGGCGACCCGGCCACCTACTGGCAGGCTGAGTCCGGGGCAACCTCGGCCGAGATCTCGCTGGGCCTGGCGGGGCCGCGGACATTCGACTGCGTCCTGCTGCAAGAGGCCATCCTGGTCGGCCAGCGGATCGAGTCCTTCCGGCTGGAGGCCAAGATCAACGGAAGCTGGAAGGAATTCGCCAGCGAGACGACGGTCGGGGCCAAGCGGCTTCTTCGTTTCCCGGCGGTGACGACCGATGCGGTCCGGCTGGTCATCGAGAAATCGCGGTTGAATCCCACCCTGGCCACTTTTGGGTTGTTCACGATGACGGGGGATTAGGACGCCGGGAAGTCGAGCGGACGATTCGGGAAGAGGGGAGGGGGCGATGCGAGCATTGAGGGGTTCCCATTCGATCCGGGCGGTGGTCATCGCCGCCGCGGCGCTCGGGATGTTCGCGGCCGGAGGCGGCGGGACAGTACCCGCGCAGCCCCAAGCTGGGGGAGCGGCTTTTCGTTCCGCTTGGCCTATGGGCATCGAAAGAATCTGGG is a genomic window containing:
- a CDS encoding alpha-L-fucosidase; the encoded protein is MKSKKTAAISFALIVVVAIVAMIVVFQAQQKETQAAPYHNYVFIEPGDDEAAVIRKAASVVPSPRQAAWQAREFIAFTHFGMDTFTDREWGLGTEDPKLFAPTAFDAKQWVRVVKDAGMKMLIVTAKHHDGFCLWPSALTAHSVKSSPWRKGQGDVVGEVAAACHEAGLGFGVYLSPWDRHEKSFGDSPRYNEYFRGQLRELLTKYGPVDEVWFDGANGEGPNGKKQVYDWPSYYKLIRELQPGAVIAIMGPDVRWVGTESGYGRKTEWSVVPADIGNNASMAAASQMQPQDGAFTPKDLMKDDLGGREAIRNAMALIWYPAETDVSIRPGWFYHADQDDDVKPARNLIDIYFSSVGRNGVLLLNVPPDKRGLIHENDAKALREMRRLLDAAFAVNHAAGAKAWVNTRTRDHGAELILDGDPATYWQAESGATSAEISLGLAGPRTFDCVLLQEAILVGQRIESFRLEAKINGSWKEFASETTVGAKRLLRFPAVTTDAVRLVIEKSRLNPTLATFGLFTMTGD